A genomic region of Thiohalophilus sp. contains the following coding sequences:
- the thiS gene encoding sulfur carrier protein ThiS, whose protein sequence is MQIIVNGEQKQIESGLTAAALVEQMGLGGRRIAMEVNLEILPRSRYGEHTFTDGDRVEIVHAVGGG, encoded by the coding sequence ATGCAGATCATTGTTAATGGCGAGCAGAAACAGATCGAGTCAGGTCTGACGGCGGCGGCGCTGGTCGAGCAGATGGGCCTGGGCGGGCGGCGTATCGCCATGGAGGTGAATCTGGAGATCCTGCCGCGCAGCCGCTATGGCGAGCATACCTTTACCGACGGTGACCGGGTGGAAATCGTCCATGCCGTGGGTGGCGGTTGA